The Pleomorphomonas sp. T1.2MG-36 DNA segment CTTGCCGGCCGCATGGGCATGCAGGACATGCGCGACGAGCTTGAGGACATCGCCTTCAAGACGTTGCATCCCGACGCCTTCAGCGCCATCCAGGCCCGCCTCGACGAGATGGAGGCGTTGCAGAAGGACCTCATCGCCGACATCGAGAAGGAACTCCGCGAGAACCTGGAGGTGCGCGGCATCGTCGCCACCGTGAAAGGCCGGCGCAAGCAGCCTTACTCGATCTTCCGCAAGATGATCGACAAGCAGCTCGGCTTCGAGCAGCTGAGCGACATCTACGGATTCCGCGTGCTCGTCGATGATGTCGACACGTGCTATCGCGCCCTGGGTGTCGTCCACCAGCTATGGCGGACGGTGCCCGGGCGCTTCAAGGACTACATTTCGACCCCGAAGCCCAACGGCTACAAGTCGCTGCACACCACGGTCGTGGGACCTCATCGACAGCGCGTCGAGCTGCAGTTCCGAACGCACGACATGCAGCAGGTCAACGAGTACGGCATCGCCGCCCACGCGCTTTACAAAGACAAGATCAGCGAGAGCGGCCATCTGCCGCAGCTCGCCGACGACACGGCGGCTTATGCCTGGCTTCGCCAGACGGTCGAGGCGCTGTCGGAAGGGGCGAGTCCCGAGGAGTTCCTGGAGAACACCAAGCTGGAGCTCTTCCAGGATCAGGTGTTCTGTTTCACGCCGAAGGGGCTCCTGATCGCCTTGCCGCGAGGTGCGACACCCATCGACTTCGCCTATGCGGTTCACACCAACATCGGCAACACCTGTGTCGGCTGCAAGATCAACGGGCGCATCACCCCGCTGGTCACCGAACTGAAGAACGGCGACGAGGTGGAGATCATCCGCTCCAAGGCGCAAGTGCCGCCGCCCACCTGGGAGACCATCGCGGTGACCGGCAAGGCGCGCGCCGCCATTCGGCGGGCGACGCGCGAGGCGACGCGAAAGCAGTTCGCCTCGCTTGGCCGGCAGGTGTTGGAGACCGTGTTCTCCCGTGAGGGCAGGGAACTCACCGACACCCTTCTGGAGCAGGCTTTGCCTCGCCTGTCGCAGCCGACCGTGCCGGATCTGCTCGCTGCCGTCGGTCGCGCCGAAGTGCCGTCGACCGACGTGCTCAAGGCATGTTTCCCGGACTATCGCGAGGAACGGGCGGCGCGGCAGACAGCCACGCAACGCCAGGAGGGCGGGTGGTTCTCCTTTGCCGCGCAGGCTGGCATCAAGTTCCACGGCGATTCCGACTCGATCCGTGCCCATGGCCTGCCCATTCGTACCGTGGCGGCCGATCTGCCGGTCCGGTTCGCCCCTGACGGCGGTGCCGTGCCCGGCGATCGCATCGTCGGCATCGTCGAGCCGGATGTCGGCATCACAATCTATCCGATCCAGTCGCCCGCTCTGGTCGTGTTCGAGGACAAGCCCGATCGCTGGCTCGACGTCCGCTGGGACATCGACAGCGAGGACCCGATCCGCTTTCCGGCGCGCATATCCATCCAGTCGTTCAACGAGCCCGGCTCGCTGGCCCGCATCGCCAAGGCGATCTCCGATAGTGACGGCAACATCGACAACATCGGCATGGCGCGCCGCACCCCGGACTTTCACGAGATCGTCGTCGACCTCGAGGTGTGGGACATCAAGCATCTGACGCAGATCTTGAACGAGTTGCGCGTCCTGCCCAACGTCAGCAAGGTCGAGCGCGTCAACGGGTAGCCCATGATCATCGGCATCGGATCAGACCTCATCGATATCCGCCGTGTCGAGAAGACGCTCGAGCGCTTCGGCGAGCGCTTCGTGAAGCGCGTGTTCACCGATGTCGAACGCGAGCGCTCCGATCGCCGGGCCAATCGCGCCGCCTCCTATGCCAAGCGCTTCGCCGCCAAGGAGGCCTGCTCGAAGGCGCTGGGCACCGGAATTCGCATGGGCGTCAACTGGCGCGAGATGGGGGTCGTCAATCTTCCGACCGGTCAGCCGACCATGCGGCTCGAAGGCTCGGCGGCGATGCGACTCGCGGCGCTGACGCCGAAAGGGCTGGTTCCCCGCATCGACGTGACCATCACCGACGACTACCCGCTGGCGCAGGCCTTCGTGGTGATCTCGGCCTGGCCATCCGACTGGCCGACCATAGGCGGCGGGTGAGGCGCCACAATTCGGCTCGCTTTTCGGCTTTTCGTTGCGTCGCCGGTGCCGCTCCGATAAAAGGCGCCAAGGTCCGGGCCGCCGCGGATCGGCTGCCCTTGGCGCCGACGCGGGGTTCGGGACGTGACTCCGAATGAAGGGCAGCCATATGTCGGCGACCAAACAGCGCGCGGAATCCAAGGACGGCTTTTGGGAGACGGTCAAGGTGATCGTCGAGGCACTGCTTCTCGCACTCGTGGTGCGCACCTTCCTGTTTCAGCCCTTTTCGATTCCGTCGGGCTCGATGATGCACACGTTGCTCATCGGCGACTATCTGTTCGTTTCGAAATACTCCTATGGCTACAGCAAGTACTCGTTCCCCTTCGGACTTGCTCCGTTTGAAGGCCGCATCTGGGCAAGCGCCCCCAAGGCCGGCGACATCGTCGTGTTCAAGCTGCCTGCCGATCATTCGACGGACTACATCAAGCGGGTCATCGGCCTGCCGGGCGACAAGATTCAGATGAGGTCGGGCGTCCTTTACATCAACGGCCAGCCGGTTAAGCGCGAGAACACCGGCGAGTTCGCGGAGAAAGGGCCGTTCGGCAACGAGATCAAGGCGCAGATCTGGCGCGAAACACTGCCCAACGGCGTCTCCTACGACACGCTCGACATGGGCACCACGGCTGGCGACGACACGCGCGAGTTCGAGGTGCCGCCGGGGCATTACTTCATGATGGGCGACAATCGCGACAATTCCGCTGACAGTCGCATCGACGGGTCCGGCGTCGGCTACGTGCCATTCGACCATCTGGTCGGCAAGGCTCAGGTCATCTTCTTCTCGATCGACGAAAGCGCCAAGCCCTGGATGTTCTGGACCTGGCCCTGGACGGTACGCGTCGACCGCATGCTTTCCATGCTGAACTGATCCATGAACAATCATCAGGCACAAGTCCTGGAGGCGCTCGAAGGGCGCCTCCAGTATCATTTCAAGGATCGTACGGGGCTTCTTCGGGCGCTCACTCATCGCAGCGCCGTGCCCGGCGATCAGGTCGCACACGAAAGCTATCAACGCCACGAGTTCCTGGGCGATCGCGTGCTGGCTTTGGTGGTGGCGGAAATGCTGTTTTCCACCTATCCGCGCGAGGAGGAGGGCGATCTCGCCCGTCGGCTCAACCAGTTGGTTCGCCGCGAGACCTGCGCCGAGGTGGCCAGTGACCTCGATCTCGGCTCGGTGCTGCGGCTTGGAGCCGGCGAGCGCCAGTCGGGTGGCCGGCGCAAAGAAGCGATTCTTGGCGATGTGGCCGAGGCGGTGATCGCCGCCATCTATCTCGATGGCGGATTCGACGCGGCGAAGGATTTTGTCCTGCGCAACTGGAAACCCCGCATGGAGAGCCTCAGCGGCCCGTTGCGCGACTCCAAAACGCTCCTGCAGGAGTGGGCGCAGGGGCGCGGGCAGGGGCTTCCGGGCTATTCCATTGTTGAGCGTTCCGGTCCCGACCATGCGCCGATGTTTCGCGTCCTGGTCACCATCGACGGCGAAGCCGCGGGCGAGGGGCAGGGCAAGTCGAAGCGCGAGGCCGAACAAGCAGCCGCCGCCGAGGCGCTTGCCAAGCGGGCGGGGTGAGGCGGCCATATTGACCGCCCTTGTGCCGGTTGAGGTCGATCCGCCTATACGCCCGCTATTCAGTTGAAAAGGAATGACATAATCTTGGCTACCCTTCCGCCTCCGGAGAGAGACGCGATGACCGATGATGCCGCCCCGTCCGTCGACACCCCAACTCGCGCCGGCTTCGTGGCGCTGATCGGTGCTCCCAACGCCGGCAAGTCGACGCTTCTCAACCGCTTGGTCGGCGCCAAGGTGTCGATTGTCAGCCACAAGGTACAGACGACGCGGGCGATCATGCGCGGTATCGCCATGCACGGCTCGTCGCAGGTGGTCTTCGTCGACACGCCCGGCATCTTTGCGCCGAAGCGCCGGCTCGATCGGGCCATGGTCGACACCGCTTGGTCGG contains these protein-coding regions:
- a CDS encoding RelA/SpoT family protein, with protein sequence MMRQYELVERVQRYNPNCDEGLLNRAYVYAMQKHGTQKRDSGDPYFSHPLEVAAILTDLKVDDATIVIALLHDTIEDTDATRQEIDQLFGVEIGQLVEGLTKLQKLDLVSKRTAQAENLRKLLLAIAEDLRVLLVKLADRLHNMRTLHFAPESKRGRIAEETMEIYAPLAGRMGMQDMRDELEDIAFKTLHPDAFSAIQARLDEMEALQKDLIADIEKELRENLEVRGIVATVKGRRKQPYSIFRKMIDKQLGFEQLSDIYGFRVLVDDVDTCYRALGVVHQLWRTVPGRFKDYISTPKPNGYKSLHTTVVGPHRQRVELQFRTHDMQQVNEYGIAAHALYKDKISESGHLPQLADDTAAYAWLRQTVEALSEGASPEEFLENTKLELFQDQVFCFTPKGLLIALPRGATPIDFAYAVHTNIGNTCVGCKINGRITPLVTELKNGDEVEIIRSKAQVPPPTWETIAVTGKARAAIRRATREATRKQFASLGRQVLETVFSREGRELTDTLLEQALPRLSQPTVPDLLAAVGRAEVPSTDVLKACFPDYREERAARQTATQRQEGGWFSFAAQAGIKFHGDSDSIRAHGLPIRTVAADLPVRFAPDGGAVPGDRIVGIVEPDVGITIYPIQSPALVVFEDKPDRWLDVRWDIDSEDPIRFPARISIQSFNEPGSLARIAKAISDSDGNIDNIGMARRTPDFHEIVVDLEVWDIKHLTQILNELRVLPNVSKVERVNG
- the acpS gene encoding holo-ACP synthase; amino-acid sequence: MIIGIGSDLIDIRRVEKTLERFGERFVKRVFTDVERERSDRRANRAASYAKRFAAKEACSKALGTGIRMGVNWREMGVVNLPTGQPTMRLEGSAAMRLAALTPKGLVPRIDVTITDDYPLAQAFVVISAWPSDWPTIGGG
- the lepB gene encoding signal peptidase I; translated protein: MSATKQRAESKDGFWETVKVIVEALLLALVVRTFLFQPFSIPSGSMMHTLLIGDYLFVSKYSYGYSKYSFPFGLAPFEGRIWASAPKAGDIVVFKLPADHSTDYIKRVIGLPGDKIQMRSGVLYINGQPVKRENTGEFAEKGPFGNEIKAQIWRETLPNGVSYDTLDMGTTAGDDTREFEVPPGHYFMMGDNRDNSADSRIDGSGVGYVPFDHLVGKAQVIFFSIDESAKPWMFWTWPWTVRVDRMLSMLN
- the rnc gene encoding ribonuclease III; the encoded protein is MNNHQAQVLEALEGRLQYHFKDRTGLLRALTHRSAVPGDQVAHESYQRHEFLGDRVLALVVAEMLFSTYPREEEGDLARRLNQLVRRETCAEVASDLDLGSVLRLGAGERQSGGRRKEAILGDVAEAVIAAIYLDGGFDAAKDFVLRNWKPRMESLSGPLRDSKTLLQEWAQGRGQGLPGYSIVERSGPDHAPMFRVLVTIDGEAAGEGQGKSKREAEQAAAAEALAKRAG